The following is a genomic window from Synechococcus sp. JA-2-3B'a(2-13).
CCACACCTGCTGCTCTGCTTGCCCCGCCCCCCAGATCAAGGCCACCGGTCGGTCTGCCGGGATCCCAGACTCCATCAGCCGTGCGCCAATGTGCTGTCGCTGCCGGGATCCCATCAAAATCACCAAAGTATCCAACTGGGCCAGGGCGCTCCAGGGCAAGGCCTCTAGATCGTGGGCAGTCAGCACGGCAAAAACGCGGCTTAAGTGCTTATCGGTCAGGGGGATCCCTGCCCAGAGGGGGCCAGCCAGGGCCGACGACAACCCCGGCCAAATCTCAAAGGGACAGCCCGCCTCCCTAAGGGCTTGGATCTCTTCGCGAGCGCGGCCAAAGATCAAGGGATCCCCTGACTTGAGGTGAACCACCTGTTTGCCTTCTCGGCAGCGCTGGATGAGCCAGTGGATGCCCTCCTGGAGGCTTCCTGGCCCAGAGCGTCGCCACACCTGCGCCTGCGGCGGCAACTCTGCCAACAAGCGCTCATCCACCAGCTCGTCGATCCAGATAGCCTCAGCCTGCCGTAGGATCTCCAGTGCTCCCTGCGTCAGGCCCGCCCGCCCGCCCAGCCCTGCCCCCACTAGATACACCTTGCCCATGCCCTACCCCTTGGAATGTCGATCTTGCCCCTTGTAAGAAGGGGATCCCGCTTGCTTTGCAAATATAAATATAAATCGAAGACGCCTCCCAACAGCTCCTCTTCCAAGGGGTGGCCAGCCTGAGGAAAAACTGGTCTACTTGCGAGATACTGAAAGCGTGGCCGCCTGAGGATCCCTGCCTATGTCCGGTGTAACTCCAGAGCCTTGGCCGCGGCGGCGTTTTTTGGCCAGTGGAGCTGCTCTGCTAGCAGTAGGAGCGGGCTCCCGCCCCTCTTCGGCCAGATCCCGGCCCTTGCGACTGGTCACCAACTGGTACGCCCAGGCCGAACACGGCGGCTTTTACCAAGCCCTGGCCACCGGCATCTACGCCGACTACGGTCTGCAGGTGGAAATCCGCATGGGGGGAACGGCGGTTAACGTGCTGCAACTGCTAGCCGGGGGAGCGGCAGACTTTGTGCTCGGCGGCAGCCCCGACGCTCTGGCGGCTCTGCAAGCTGGGATCCCTGTTCTCACCGTGGCCGCCTTTTTCCAGAAGGATCCCCAGTGTCTCTTGGCCCATCCAGGGGTGGGCATCGAGCGCCTGGAAGACCTGCGGGGCAAGCCCATCTGGGTGTCACCGGGGGCCAACCTCACCTACTGGCCTTTTTTGCGGGCCAAATTTGGCTTTACCGACGAGCAGAAGCGCCCCTACAACCTCAGCCTCACGCCCTTCTTGCTGGACAAGTCTTCTGCCCAGCAGGGCTATGTGACCTCCGAGCCCTTCCGCGTGCGCCAGGAGGGGGGCTTTGATCCCGTCGTTTTTCTGCTGGCCGACTACGGCTATTCCCCCTACGCCACCACCCTGGAGACCACCCGCCCCTTTGCCGAACAGCACCCGGAGCAGGTGCGAAAATTTGTAGCTGCCTCCATCCAGGGCTGGCAGAGCTACCTAGAGGATCCCCGCCCCGGCAATCGCCTCATCCGCCAAGACAACCCCAACATGAGCGAGGCCCTCCTGGCCTACGCCCACCAAGCCCTAAAAGACTACGGCCTTCTCACCAGTGGAGATGCCGCCACGCTGGGGATCGGGGCCATGACCCACCAGCGCTGGCAAACCTACTTTCAGGAGATGGTGGCCCTGGGAACGGTGGAAGCCAACTTGGATGTGGGCCAAGCCTATACCCTCGACTTCCTCCCCGGCCCCACTGCCT
Proteins encoded in this region:
- a CDS encoding ABC transporter substrate-binding protein gives rise to the protein MSGVTPEPWPRRRFLASGAALLAVGAGSRPSSARSRPLRLVTNWYAQAEHGGFYQALATGIYADYGLQVEIRMGGTAVNVLQLLAGGAADFVLGGSPDALAALQAGIPVLTVAAFFQKDPQCLLAHPGVGIERLEDLRGKPIWVSPGANLTYWPFLRAKFGFTDEQKRPYNLSLTPFLLDKSSAQQGYVTSEPFRVRQEGGFDPVVFLLADYGYSPYATTLETTRPFAEQHPEQVRKFVAASIQGWQSYLEDPRPGNRLIRQDNPNMSEALLAYAHQALKDYGLLTSGDAATLGIGAMTHQRWQTYFQEMVALGTVEANLDVGQAYTLDFLPGPTA